CAACCGGGAGCTGGAGAAACGCCTGCAGGAGGCCGGCTGAGCCGGCCGGGAGGACCCGTGGACGCCGCCGGCATCGCCAAGGCGCAGGTCCTCACCGAGGCCCTCCCCTATATCCGCGCCTTCTGGGGGAAGACCATCGTGGTGAAGTACGGGGGCGCCGCCATGACCGACGCCGCCCTCAAGGAAAGCGTGGTGGCCGACATCGTCCTCATGCGCTACGTCGGGATGCGCCCCGTGGTCGTGCACGGGGGGGGGCCCCAGATCGGCGAGGCGATGGCCCAGGCCGGGCTCACCCCCACCTTCATCGACGGCCTCCGGGTGACGGACGAGCCTACCATGCGGATCGTCGAGACGGTTCTGGTGGGGGGCATCAACCAGGAGTTCGTCACCCTGATGAACCGGAAGGGTGGGCCGGCGGTGGGGCTCTCCGGGAAGGACGGCGGGCTGATCCGCGCCCGGAAGAGCGCTCCCGTGAGGGGCAAGGGCGCGAACACCGAGGTCATCGACCTCGGGTTGGTGGGGGAGGTCGCGGGGATCAACCCCCGGATCCTGCGGACGCTGGAGGAGGGGGGGTTCATCCCGATCGTGGCCCCCACGGGGGTGGACGAGCAGGGGGTGACCTACAACATCAACGCCGACCTGGCGGCGGGGGAGATCGCGGCGGCCCTGGCGGCGGAGAAGCTCATCCTCCTGACCGATACCGATGGCATCCTGGACCTCACCGGGAAGCTCTACCCCACCCTCAGCCGGGACGACGTGGAGAAGCTCATCGAGGATGGGGTCATCGGGCAAGGGATGCTCCCCAAGGTCCGGGCCTGCCTCCGGGCCCTCGAGGGGGGCGTCCGGAAGACCCACATTATCAATGGCCGGGTCCCTCACGCCCTCCTGCTGGAGCTGTTCACCGCCGAGGGCGTCGGGACCGAGGTCTTCCAGTAGGGGAGGGTCGGCCTGCGCGCGGAGCAGGCAAGGAGCCGG
This genomic window from Candidatus Methylomirabilis sp. contains:
- the argB gene encoding acetylglutamate kinase, translated to MDAAGIAKAQVLTEALPYIRAFWGKTIVVKYGGAAMTDAALKESVVADIVLMRYVGMRPVVVHGGGPQIGEAMAQAGLTPTFIDGLRVTDEPTMRIVETVLVGGINQEFVTLMNRKGGPAVGLSGKDGGLIRARKSAPVRGKGANTEVIDLGLVGEVAGINPRILRTLEEGGFIPIVAPTGVDEQGVTYNINADLAAGEIAAALAAEKLILLTDTDGILDLTGKLYPTLSRDDVEKLIEDGVIGQGMLPKVRACLRALEGGVRKTHIINGRVPHALLLELFTAEGVGTEVFQ